In Dyadobacter sp. NIV53, a single window of DNA contains:
- a CDS encoding recombinase family protein translates to MLVGYARVSTKDQNLELQLDALTKAGCEIIFQEKASGIKADRPELDKMMAQLRRGDVVCIYKLDRLGRSLKNLLNLVADFEKREVGLRSLTDSIDTTTPQGRLILNIFASLAEFERDLIRERTKAGLEAARVRGRKGGRRSGLSAEAQKKSMLAEMYYKEEKLGVDEIAKTIGVSKMTLYKYLRLRGVPISAYQSKTGKL, encoded by the coding sequence ATGTTAGTTGGTTACGCAAGGGTATCAACCAAAGACCAAAATCTGGAACTCCAATTGGACGCACTTACAAAAGCCGGGTGTGAAATCATTTTCCAGGAAAAAGCATCAGGCATTAAAGCAGATCGTCCGGAACTGGACAAGATGATGGCCCAGCTACGAAGGGGGGATGTAGTTTGTATTTATAAACTCGATCGTTTAGGCCGTTCACTAAAAAACCTGCTGAACCTGGTTGCCGATTTTGAAAAAAGAGAAGTTGGGCTTCGCAGCCTTACGGATTCTATTGACACGACCACACCCCAGGGCCGGCTGATACTAAATATCTTTGCATCCCTTGCCGAGTTCGAACGGGACTTGATCCGGGAAAGAACGAAAGCAGGTTTGGAAGCTGCCCGAGTCAGAGGCAGAAAGGGAGGAAGAAGAAGTGGGCTTTCTGCCGAAGCACAGAAAAAATCGATGCTGGCCGAAATGTATTACAAAGAAGAAAAATTGGGTGTGGACGAAATTGCAAAAACCATTGGCGTTTCAAAAATGACACTTTATAAGTATCTACGCTTACGTGGTGTCCCAATCAGTGCTTATCAAAGCAAAACTGGGAAGTTGTAA
- a CDS encoding recombinase family protein produces the protein MKIGYGRVSTQDQNLEMQLDALTKAGCQQVFQEKASGIKSDRPQLAAMQQILREGDVIYIYKLDRLGRSLKHLLEMTSDFEKRGIGLVSINDHINTTTAQGRLIFNIFASLAEFERDLIRERTRSGLEAARARGRKGGRSRGLSKEAEKTAMLAQTLYNERKLGVNEIAADLKISKMTLYKYLRHRGVQINSKV, from the coding sequence GTGAAAATAGGATATGGAAGGGTCTCGACCCAGGATCAGAATTTGGAGATGCAGCTTGATGCCTTGACAAAAGCGGGCTGTCAGCAGGTATTCCAGGAAAAGGCTTCCGGAATAAAATCGGATCGGCCACAGCTTGCTGCCATGCAGCAAATCCTTCGTGAAGGTGATGTAATATACATCTATAAGCTGGACCGGTTGGGACGGTCTTTAAAGCATTTGCTTGAAATGACTTCGGATTTTGAAAAGCGTGGCATAGGCCTGGTATCAATCAATGATCACATTAATACGACAACTGCACAGGGCAGGCTCATCTTTAATATCTTCGCATCATTAGCAGAATTTGAACGAGACCTGATCCGTGAAAGGACAAGGTCCGGATTAGAAGCAGCAAGGGCCAGGGGACGAAAAGGTGGCAGGAGCCGGGGATTATCGAAGGAGGCCGAAAAAACGGCTATGCTCGCGCAAACGTTGTATAACGAGCGGAAGTTAGGTGTTAACGAAATTGCAGCTGACTTAAAAATCTCAAAAATGACGCTCTACAAATATCTCCGTCACCGTGGTGTTCAAATCAATAGCAAAGTTTAA
- a CDS encoding OsmC family peroxiredoxin, whose protein sequence is MKRTANAHWSGTIKDGNGELTTQSETLNKTKFSFKTRISEDVKGTNPEELLAAAHSACFTMAVSFALTEKGLNPVSLNTEATLSMEGFNITGIHLSITGSVFGISETEFEAIIKDAEQNCLISKALTVPISSEAHLLA, encoded by the coding sequence ATGAAGCGGACAGCAAATGCACATTGGTCTGGCACCATAAAAGATGGCAACGGGGAATTGACCACTCAAAGTGAAACCTTGAACAAAACAAAGTTTAGTTTTAAAACTCGTATTTCCGAAGATGTAAAAGGTACAAATCCTGAGGAATTATTAGCGGCCGCACATTCAGCATGCTTTACAATGGCTGTAAGTTTTGCATTAACAGAGAAAGGATTAAATCCAGTATCATTAAATACCGAAGCTACTTTGTCAATGGAGGGATTTAATATAACTGGGATACATCTTTCGATCACGGGTTCTGTATTTGGTATTAGCGAAACTGAATTCGAAGCCATCATCAAAGATGCTGAGCAAAATTGCTTAATTTCCAAGGCTTTAACTGTTCCAATCAGTTCAGAAGCACATTTGTTAGCTTAA
- a CDS encoding AraC family transcriptional regulator, with protein MDHFKKISPLHEALGVRPPEHPLFSAMYGERDTCPGNTEIEFTSAFYIIGFKKLKTGSMLYGKTKYDHDLGSMSFVKPHQKVSFKNVELEQRGFLIIIHEDFLPGTSLYSEVSKYGYFDYEVNEALHLSPTEEDIIWNLYYSIQKEHHSNTDELSKAIIVSHLDSMLKYAQRFYKRQFINRTQLTGSTVTKFNALLAANFEERKTKNTGLPTVSLMADKLNISSRYLTDLLKQETGKTALELIHLFLIGEAKNLLTEGELNISEISQLLGFENTTYFSRLFKKEVGTAPNKFRGSLLN; from the coding sequence ATGGATCATTTTAAAAAAATAAGCCCGCTACATGAAGCGCTTGGTGTTAGGCCCCCGGAGCATCCGCTTTTCAGTGCGATGTATGGTGAACGGGACACATGTCCCGGAAATACGGAGATCGAATTTACTTCAGCTTTTTATATCATAGGATTTAAAAAGTTAAAAACGGGAAGTATGCTTTATGGAAAAACAAAATATGATCACGATCTCGGGTCGATGTCATTTGTAAAGCCACATCAGAAGGTGAGCTTTAAAAATGTGGAATTAGAGCAAAGGGGATTTTTAATTATCATTCACGAAGACTTTCTACCGGGAACTAGTCTTTATAGCGAGGTTAGTAAATACGGCTATTTCGATTATGAAGTTAATGAGGCATTGCACCTCTCACCCACAGAAGAAGACATCATCTGGAATTTATATTATAGCATACAAAAAGAGCACCACAGCAACACCGATGAACTTAGCAAGGCTATCATTGTAAGTCACCTTGATTCCATGCTTAAATATGCACAGCGTTTTTATAAAAGGCAGTTTATTAACCGTACGCAATTGACTGGTTCGACAGTGACGAAGTTCAATGCATTGCTTGCCGCTAACTTTGAAGAGAGAAAAACAAAAAATACGGGTCTTCCCACTGTGTCTCTGATGGCAGACAAGTTGAACATATCTTCCAGGTATTTAACTGATCTGCTGAAACAGGAAACAGGAAAAACTGCGCTCGAGCTTATCCATCTCTTTTTGATTGGTGAAGCAAAAAATTTGTTGACAGAAGGTGAACTTAATATATCGGAAATTTCACAGTTACTTGGCTTTGAAAATACCACCTATTTTTCCCGTCTATTTAAAAAAGAAGTAGGGACTGCTCCAAATAAATTTAGAGGGAGCCTCTTAAATTAA
- a CDS encoding SDR family NAD(P)-dependent oxidoreductase, whose protein sequence is MTKTIFITGASRGFGRIWTEAFLQRGDNVVAAVRKPETLTELSEAFPSSLLVLKLDVTDKKATFEAVDAAKTHFGRIDVLINNAGFGHIGAVEELNEQDVRSQFETNVFGSIWTIQAVLPVMRKQNSGHIIQLSSALGLNTVSLMGLYSASKFAVEGLTETLAGEVSGFGIKVTILEPGGFSTDFFGTNSLALSESVPAYDGVRKAFYEHAEGQDSGDPAATAEAILSLVDSENPPLRLILGKTTYPWVKYTYEERLKTWETWLDVSVAAHG, encoded by the coding sequence ATGACAAAGACAATTTTCATTACGGGCGCATCCCGCGGGTTTGGCCGGATTTGGACAGAGGCATTTTTGCAACGTGGCGATAACGTCGTTGCGGCTGTTCGCAAGCCTGAAACATTGACCGAACTTTCAGAAGCATTTCCATCAAGTCTGTTGGTGTTAAAACTTGACGTGACGGATAAAAAGGCAACTTTTGAAGCAGTTGATGCAGCAAAAACGCACTTTGGCCGCATCGACGTTTTAATTAATAATGCTGGTTTTGGGCATATTGGTGCTGTTGAAGAGTTGAATGAACAAGACGTCAGGTCACAGTTCGAAACGAATGTTTTCGGTTCAATATGGACCATTCAAGCGGTTTTGCCTGTTATGCGTAAGCAAAACTCAGGGCATATCATTCAACTGTCAAGTGCATTGGGCCTGAATACGGTATCATTAATGGGACTTTACAGTGCTTCGAAGTTTGCCGTAGAAGGCCTTACTGAAACACTGGCAGGAGAAGTAAGTGGGTTTGGAATTAAGGTCACTATACTGGAACCAGGAGGTTTCTCCACAGATTTTTTCGGGACTAATTCTCTTGCATTAAGTGAATCAGTACCGGCTTACGATGGCGTCAGAAAGGCGTTTTACGAGCATGCCGAAGGGCAGGATTCCGGTGATCCCGCGGCGACCGCCGAAGCTATTTTGAGCCTGGTGGATTCAGAAAATCCGCCATTAAGATTAATATTGGGTAAAACGACTTACCCTTGGGTAAAATACACGTATGAAGAGCGCCTTAAAACATGGGAAACATGGCTGGATGTTTCTGTGGCTGCTCATGGTTAA
- a CDS encoding helix-turn-helix domain-containing protein gives MIDLDRFSVQSEFFSQIRANLPSNIVLVDAIADVLSLSNDSAYRRIRGDKPISFDEIGKLSRHFKVSVDRLLNLKADSYIFSGKLANAHDHVLDKWLENVLSQFEFMCSYRDCKLYYLAKDLPLAHFFQTPELAAFKFFFWQKSILQYEEKRGEKFEIAQIDAGCKRLSEKIVETYNKIPTIEIWNAESINSTIRQIEFYRDAEMFYSKKELFLLWDMMEELVNHLERQSEYGVKFAYGSTDPKGSAPYQIYNNELILGNNTALADFGSFKLTFLNHSVINYISTQDIRFNDYMFSGIENMIRKSEQLNDVNEKGRIKFFNRLRSKIQRARKAS, from the coding sequence ATGATTGACCTTGATAGATTTTCAGTACAATCAGAATTCTTCAGTCAGATCAGGGCAAACCTACCTTCCAACATCGTCCTGGTCGATGCTATTGCTGATGTTTTAAGCCTCAGCAACGATAGTGCTTACCGACGTATTCGTGGTGACAAACCGATTAGTTTTGATGAAATAGGGAAGTTGAGCCGACATTTCAAAGTTTCGGTAGACAGGTTACTCAACTTGAAAGCTGACTCCTATATTTTTAGCGGGAAGCTTGCCAATGCGCATGACCATGTTCTTGACAAGTGGCTTGAAAATGTACTGAGCCAGTTTGAATTTATGTGTTCTTACAGGGATTGCAAATTATACTATCTGGCCAAAGACCTGCCTCTGGCACATTTCTTTCAAACGCCCGAACTAGCGGCATTCAAGTTTTTTTTCTGGCAAAAATCCATTCTTCAGTATGAAGAAAAGCGCGGTGAAAAATTTGAAATCGCGCAGATAGATGCCGGGTGCAAAAGGCTTTCTGAAAAAATTGTTGAGACTTATAATAAAATCCCCACCATTGAAATATGGAATGCAGAAAGCATCAACAGCACAATTCGCCAGATCGAATTTTACAGAGATGCAGAAATGTTCTATTCCAAAAAAGAGCTGTTTCTGCTTTGGGATATGATGGAAGAACTAGTCAATCATTTGGAGCGGCAATCGGAGTACGGGGTGAAATTTGCTTATGGAAGCACTGATCCAAAGGGGTCGGCTCCCTACCAAATTTATAACAATGAACTCATTCTTGGAAATAATACAGCGCTGGCTGATTTTGGTAGTTTCAAGCTCACTTTTCTAAACCATTCTGTCATTAATTATATTTCTACCCAGGATATCAGGTTCAATGACTATATGTTTTCAGGTATTGAAAATATGATCAGAAAATCTGAACAGTTAAACGATGTAAATGAAAAAGGAAGAATAAAATTTTTCAACCGTTTAAGATCCAAAATACAAAGGGCCAGGAAAGCTTCCTGA
- a CDS encoding helix-turn-helix domain-containing protein yields MTAEQIQISLFLEIREKMLPYMSLADSIADLLDISNDSAYRRIRGEKPVTLEELQILAAHYNISIDRLFNLNDKAFLFQGYLTDENYDSEQWLISLNKIVQQIKLQQNPHIYYLAKDIPLVYPLQFPVLAAFKDFSRRKSLLSPDRTRRVKFSVSAVNPSSSVTVTQIVKTYNSIPSTEIWSSECLNSIIKQIQFYHYTDQLSSVDDLRSLYDSIEIMITHLENQAESGVKYTFGEKPGSEAAGYHLYHNELFIGEDTILADLGNSKITFLNHSFINYLTTVDESFCSYTFKAIKNIIARSTPISWAGEKERRIFLMA; encoded by the coding sequence ATGACCGCAGAACAAATTCAGATCTCACTATTTCTTGAAATCCGGGAAAAAATGCTGCCATATATGTCCTTGGCAGATTCCATAGCAGATTTGCTTGATATAAGTAATGACAGCGCTTATCGCCGGATTCGCGGTGAAAAGCCGGTCACGCTGGAAGAATTGCAAATACTGGCCGCTCACTACAATATATCAATTGACCGCCTCTTTAATCTGAACGATAAAGCGTTCCTTTTTCAGGGGTATTTGACTGATGAAAATTATGATTCAGAACAATGGCTTATTAGCCTTAACAAAATTGTTCAGCAGATTAAATTGCAGCAGAATCCTCATATTTATTATCTTGCCAAAGATATTCCGCTTGTATATCCGTTACAGTTTCCTGTTCTAGCCGCTTTTAAGGATTTTTCGCGTCGCAAAAGCCTTCTTTCGCCTGACAGGACCCGCAGGGTTAAATTTTCGGTTTCTGCGGTCAACCCCTCATCGAGTGTAACAGTAACGCAGATTGTGAAAACCTATAACAGCATTCCCAGTACTGAAATCTGGAGCTCGGAATGCCTGAACAGTATTATCAAGCAGATCCAATTTTATCATTATACGGACCAGCTTTCTTCGGTTGATGACTTAAGAAGCCTTTACGACTCCATTGAAATTATGATAACCCATCTGGAGAATCAGGCCGAATCAGGCGTAAAATATACATTTGGTGAAAAACCGGGCAGTGAGGCAGCAGGATATCATCTGTACCACAATGAATTATTTATCGGAGAAGATACCATCCTTGCTGATCTGGGAAATAGTAAAATAACGTTTTTGAATCACAGCTTCATCAACTATTTAACAACCGTCGATGAGTCTTTTTGTAGTTACACTTTCAAAGCCATCAAAAACATCATAGCGCGGTCGACCCCCATAAGCTGGGCGGGAGAAAAGGAAAGAAGGATTTTTTTAATGGCTTAA
- a CDS encoding integrase core domain-containing protein, which yields MQQVHGRPAHPQIKGKIEWYHKTMKNEVKLENYYHPDQLTEVIGEFVNRQNNKRYHESLNNLTPVDIQFGRGELILKRREQIKNPTLKQRKIQYLNQKLLAL from the coding sequence ATGCAGCAAGTTCATGGCAGACCTGCCCACCCGCAAATCAAGGGAAAAATCGAGTGGTATCATAAAACCATGAAAAATGAGGTCAAGCTTGAAAATTATTACCACCCCGACCAGCTTACCGAAGTGATTGGTGAGTTTGTAAACCGCCAAAATAATAAGCGGTACCATGAATCTTTGAACAATCTAACTCCTGTCGATATCCAATTTGGTCGCGGTGAGCTGATCCTGAAAAGAAGGGAGCAAATTAAAAACCCGACCCTCAAACAGCGCAAAATTCAATATTTAAACCAAAAATTACTAGCTTTATAA